The sequence TAGTCCTCTCCCTTTTTAGATATTTTTTTTCGGGTATCCGAACCTTTTTCGGGAGCAAATAAAACTCCTAATAATGCACCGGCGGCAACGCCAGCCAGTACGCCTAATAATACTTTTCCTGAGTTCATAATTTTTATTTTTTAAATTGTTTATAATAAAATAATAAGCAGTAATAAAATAATAATTAATGCACCTACTGAAATATATATTCCACCGGTAGGTCCTCTGAGCTGATTGCTTATTGAAATTACTTCATTTCGTAAATTCTTTTTATCAGATAATTTCAGATTTGACTTATCCATCGCGTTGATTTCATTTAACCTTTTCAGTAATACTTTAGATTCTGCGGGTTTTGAAACAACTATAGAGGAAGCAGCAGCAGTAGTTGCAGCGTTTGATTGAAACGGGTAAAATGTTAATGACAAACATGCTGCCATTAAACAGAAAGCGATTTTTTTCATTTGTTTAAGTTTTATAATTATTTAATTTAAATTGGTTTCTTTCCCTGAATAATTCTAAGTATTACTGCAATAGCTGCTATAATTAGAAGAATGTGTATGATGCCTCCGGCACTGTAGCCAATAAATCCAATTACCCAAAAGATGATTAAAATTAGAGCTATGGCATAAAGTAAATTTCCCATGATTTTTGTTTTTTATATTTTTTTTAATTCAATTATTAATTTGCAACCAGGCGAAGTTCATTCTTATTGGTTCCTTCCATATAATAATACCAAAACGAATTTTTTTCTAATTTCTGAATGAATAATGTGCGGGATGACTGACTGTCGTCTCCTCTCATTTTTATTTCCTTGTTTTTGTTTTGAAATGACCATGCACCAGCTCCGCCTTCTTTCCCCCATGAATAAGAATATACTCCGCTTTTCGAAAATGTTTCGGTATAGCATGATACTAAATAGGTATAATCATCACCATTAATTTTATAACTCTCCACTTTCCAAGTATTAGATATGCATTCTGTTTTTGATTTTAAACTAATGTCGGAACATTCTTTATAACCTTGAATTGCAGGAATAATAATTATCCCAAGCAGTATAAGCAATATTGATATTTTAAATTTTGATTCCATTTTTTTATGTAATAAAATTAATTGTGTTTTCTTTGTCTTAAATGTATGTCCGTTAATTATAAAACCTGTATCCTATAGTTGCTTGGTACCAAACATTTTTGTAACGTGGATTTGTAGATGTTCCATCTCCGTTGTTATTCTGAACATCCCATCCAACTCTTGCACCAAGTACAATATGTGTTAGATTAATATCAACACCACCCGTAAAACACAAAATGTTTTTACGAACATTACTATTTTTAAATTCTTGCTCTTGTTCTGAATTAATAGTTGAGCTCGAAAATACATCACTTTGCTTTGTCATGTATGAAAATTGAGGTCCTGCCAGCAAAGTCAAAAAACTACTTGGTTTTAATGCAAAAAATAGAGGTATATCAATATAATTAGTGGTACGTGTAAATTTATAGGTGTAGCCAAGAATACTACCTGTTGCCTGAAATCCTTTTTGAGAAAATAATATTTCAGGTTGAATACCCATAAATTTTCCAATAGGGATTGATATAAAAGCACCTCCGGCAAAACCAAATTTTGCATCTGCATGAAATTCTTCGCCTTTTGTATCATATACATTTGAGTAATTCGCACCTGCTTTTAATCCAAACATAAGCTTATCGCGAACGTCTTTGTTTTCCTGTGCTTTGTTAATGTTAGCCATTAAGATAATTGCTAACGTTGTTAAAATTATTTTTTTCATGATTTTTTTATTTATTAAAGTTTAGTATGTAATATTTTTTTGCTCTATGTTATTTAGCGATTGCCCATAAAGTCAAGAGTTTTGTTCAGAATGTTCGAGTTCGAGGCTTTCGACGTTTTAAAAATCGGGAGTTTACTATTGTAAATAACTGGTTTTTAAAACAAGAGTAACGAAGAACTCGAACATTATGGACAAACTCTATTTAACTTTTTTTAGTTGTTAAATCTTTAATTGCTTTACCCAAAGCATCCATATCGCGATTAAATCCGTCTGCGAATTTTTCCCAACTTGCTTTTCCTGAATCTTTAAAATTATCCAGTTTCAATTTCATGTCGCTGTTCTTTTGTTCTAACTTAGCCACTTTCTTTGCGTATTCGGCTTTGTCTGATTTTTTTTCTTTTGCTACTCTTGCTTTGAATTCAGCAATGTTTTTATTGTTAGCAATGATTTTTTCTTCCGATTCTTTTTTGAATTTCTGATATTCCGCAACAGAATCTTTTTGAGCTTCCTTTAAATCTTTCTTTGCATCAACTACTTCTTTTTTTGCATCCTGCAAATTTTCTCTTGCCTTTTCGGATTTTTTATCTGGTTCTTGTCCGAATGAAGTTGAAATTGTTCCCGTCATTAATGCTAATACAGCAAATGTTAAAATTGTTTTTTTCATGATTTATGTTTTTTTAAGATTAGTACTATTGTTTGTTTATTTATGATTTTTAATTTCAATGCTATTTTTCTTTTTTAATTAAAGAACCCTTTAAATGATTTACCGAGTTCATCCATGTCGTGATTAAATCCCACCGCAAACTTTTCCCATTTCTCTTTTCCTTCTTCTTTATAATCATCCAGCTTCTTTTTCATATCACTATTTTTTTGTTCCAACTTAGCCAATTTCTTTTCATATTCGGCTTTGTCTTTCTTCTTTTCTTTTGCTATTCTTGCTTTGAATTCAGCAATGCTTTTTTCATTAGTGGCGATTTTTTCTTCCGATTCTTTTTTGAATTGTTGAATAGAATCTTTTCTTGCTTCATATAGTTCTTGTTTTGCATCCGCTACATTTGCCTTTGCATCTTGTACGTTTTCCTTAGCATTTTCTACTTTTTCAGCCGACGATTTGCAATTGGTTAACATTGTTCCTGCCATAAAAGTTGATATTGCAAGAATAAAAATTGTTTTTTTCATTTTTAGTTTAGGTTAATTGTTATTTAAAAATATAAAGTGATTTAAAAGTACCGTTTAACAAATGTTTTGCTAAACGGTGCTTTTAATACAGAAAATTAAAGTCCGGCAATAATTTTTTGTAATTCTTCTTTAGTTTTACCAAGCTTTTTTTGAAGTCGTCCATACATTTCGTCTTTTTTGCCTTCGGCAAACTTAAGGTCATTGTCTGTTAATGCTGCAAATTTTTGTTTGAGCTTACCTTTTTGTTCATTCCAGTTTCCTTTTATTTCAGTTGTGTTCATTTTTTTAATTTTTAAGTTGTGAATTAATTTTCACATGACAAAGGTGGGCACATTGATTCGGGAAAGTGTTACAAAATTTCAGGAAAGAGTTACATCATTCACACATTTTCTGGTGGTTTGCGTTTCCTGTTCTCTAGACACCGGAATCAGGAAAGATAGAAGTATATATATGTTAAATCAATTATGTTTTCTCGTTGGTACTACAAAAAGCGGTATAGCAGTGTTATGTAAAACTTTTTCCGTAACACTTCCCATGACTATATTTTCCAGCCATTTCCGGCTGTGAGAGCCCATAACAATAATATCTGCCCGCATTCTTTGTGCTGTCTTTAATATGGATTCAGCACAATCACCTTCTTCTACTAAAGTTTGAATGGTTTTATCACCAAGGTGGAGTTTTGATTTATCAAGAAAATGCTGAGTTGCTTTTTTCAATTCATCAATACTATCTAATTGTAGTGGGTTTATATCCGTAAATTCACCAAACCCCATTATCGTAACATGTCCCGGAGAAGAATAATTCACCGGATTTAAAATTACATGAAGTAATGTCACTTCGGCTTCCATAGCTTTAGCTAATGAAAATCCTACTTCTGCTACTTTTTGTGCAGTTGGATCATAATCCAGCGCAATCAATACTTTTTTCATAATTATTTGTTTTTATATTATTGTATATTTTAAAGGGGAAAAAGCTTATAAATCTGCAATTATTTCCCGCATCTCTTTTTTTGTTTTGTGAAGTTTATATTCTGCCATTCTTAACATATCCTGTTCCTTGCCTTCCTGATAATGCAAATCAGCATCCGTTAATTTTGGATATCTTTGTTTGAGTTTTCTTTGAAGTTTATTCCAGTATTCTTTTATATCTGTTGTATTCATTTTTTTTGATTTTAAGTTGAAATAAATTTATATAGAACAAAGGTTGGTCATTTAATTCCGGAGAGCGTTACATAATTTGAGAAAAGAGTTACATCTTTCACACATTTATCTGTAATGGTTGTAGCACCTTTCAAATAAAATCATATAAACTAAACTCACGACTTATAAGCTGGTGACTTTTCACGATTGAAAATCTCTATAATGCACTGTTTCACTCTGTAAAATGCTTCCTGGTCTTTTTTTAGCAAATAGTAACAATCATATTGCTTAATCGCTTCTAAAATGACACTGAGTTTTTCCTGAGAGCTTAATAAAATGATATTTGTTTGCGGTTTCACGACTTTTATTTGTTTGATTGTTTCAAGCCCGTTATATGCATCTTTATATTTGGAATTCAGAAAATAATCCATGATAACAATGTTTGGACTACGGTGCATTTCCATTAAACACATTTCTCCAATACGGAAAGTTTTTATTTCTTTTATGTCGGGGAAACAAGTTATTAAAAATTCCTGCAATGATTTTGCATACACTTCATTGTCTTCCACAATAAAAATAATTTTTTTGTCCTGACTTTTTCTTTTGAAAAATTTCATAAATAAATTCATTTTTTTAGTGTTAAACATAATTGTGTTTTTCTATTTCTAAAATTGCCTTATTGCATATTAAATTAAGTGTCTGGTTCAGTTCTTTTATTTTTTCAATATCTGCTGCCGTTGTTCCCAACTCTTCCATCTCCTGTAAAACAGGTGCAAGGATAGAAATACCCATTATGGAAACAGACGACTTCATGGAATGAGCAAAGCTCTTTATTATCGCATAATCTGTTTTTGTTATAGCATCATTAATACAATGAAGTTCTTCGGGAAGTTGCTTGAGGAAAGCATTTGTTATTTCTTTTATCAAATGTTTTTTTCCATTCATTATTTCATTAAGATACCTGAAGTCGCATACATTTTCGAGTTCTGTACTATTCATTTTGCTTGTTTTTTTTATTCTTATAAAAATTATACCGATAGGATATCTGTAACAATCTTCCGAACTTTTGTTGTCCTAAAACAGATGTCATATCGGCATTATTAAATTGAATTTCGGACTAAACTATAAATCCAATTGATATTAATGAATCGCAAGACCAATAGTTGAAACACCGCTTGATAGGTCAAGGAATAATCCAAGACTATTATTTAAGTGATATTCTGTTCCTATATGTATATCAAGAAACAAAGGGTTTGCATTATGATAATAATTTCTATCACCATAATAGCCATTGTCCCATCTTGAGCTTACTATTGCAAATCCTAAAGAACCCGCCAGATAAAAATCCCATTTGGAATTAGCGTTGAGTAATTTATCAAAATAATATGTGCCTTTGGCGCCTATCGGGATAACTGTTTCGTGATAGTAATAATATTTGTATGGATAATTATCGTGATTATTTCCCCAATAATATCTGTTGCTGTATGAATAAAAATTAATAAAAGGAGCTAGTGTAAAATTATTTGCCACACCAAATTCATAGTCGGCATGAAAAACAGGTAATGAATGCCCAATGTATCCGTAATATCCTGAATATCCTCCAATGCCTAAACCTAAGTTTAAGGTGTTTCCAAATTTTTCAGTAGAAGTTGCTTCCTGGGCAGATATATTGAAACTCAATACCGAAAGGAAGAACAGCGAAATTATGATTAATTTTTTCATGATTTATTTTGTTTTTAAGTTGTGTCCCGAATTATTCGGAATTCACAGTACAAAGGTGAGCACCTTTAAACAGATAAGTGTTACACAATAAAAAAGAAGAGTTATATCATTCACACATTTGAAAAAGAAATTTAAAAATGTGTTGATTTGAAGATTTTAAAATTATCACTCAATTAAAAAAAATTGTATTTTTCAAATTTTCAAATTGCCTTAAAGCACTTTGTTGTTTTTCTCGCGTTCTTTTTCAAACTTTTTTCTCGGGGTTGCAGTGTTTAATTCATTCATTTGCTGATATGCCTTTATTAATGTCTCCGGAAGTTCGCCTTTGTAAACTATTTTGTAAAACGAAAAGCCGTTGTATGGGATGTTGTTTTCACCGGTATAAATTTTCACACGGTTTTCCACTGCATTTTTCTTAAAGTGTAACATAAAAGCATCTTCTCTTTCTTTATTTAATTGTTTGAACTTGTCGTTGATGACGTCTGAACCGATATATCTGTAACATTTCGCTTGTATAGTAAACAGCACGACATTGCCAAATTTTTTGTTTAAATACTTAACAAACAAAGAATCCTTTACCGACATTTTATCAACCTTTAGAGAATCATTTTTACTGAGAAACCGGGCATTTTCATCTTTAGATAATAAAAAATATTTCTTCTTGGCTTCAAAAAACAGGATATATTCCTTTTCTTTTTCGGTATAAACCATAGGATAAACATATATAAACGCTTCAGTGTTATTTATCAGAAAATCCACCATTTTATTTACAAACCTTTCCTGATTGGGTAATAGTGAATTCTGCTGCATTTCCCATTTCAACGTGAGTGATTTCTCAATTTTATTTTCTGTATTTTTTACATGTATTCTGTAGGGAATTGTGATGGGCTTGACAAAAATATTTTCAAGCATGTCAAAGATTGCATCGCACAAGTGAAATTTAGGATTCTTTAAATTGCCGGTTATCGGAATTTCGTAATCAATAACATTGCCGGTTTCACGAATGAAGAACATTATCAAAGGCGATGGAATCCATTTTGTATCTTTGTTTTTTTGGCGAACGGCTACACGCGGGTCAATTACCAGCAGATTATTATTGCTTTTTATAATTCCACTTCTCACTTTCCATTTGCCATTGAGTTCTATAGTTCCCCTGTCTAAAGGGAAAGAAGTATAAGTAATAAGATAAGGATTAAACATAGAAGCAGACAATTTTTGAAGATGATATTGCATATCAAAATTTGTGCTGTCTTTGGGATCAATGCTCAGAATTACTGATATATTGCCATAAGGATGAATGCCTGATTTAAAAGAAACCTCCACACGTTTACGGTTTTTATTAATAGAATCAGCAAAAATGTAGAGAGGATTTGCTTCTATTGAAAATTTTTCGGCAATAGAATAGTCATTGAATTTTAAAACACCGTTGTAAATCGCCAGTTTATTAATCTTATAATCACTCTTAAAAAAATTTCTTGCAAGCAGTTTTACGTAATCGGCAATTTCAAGAATCAGGTTGAAAGCGACAGGGTCTGCTCTGGCTGCTGAAATGTTGTCTCCGTGTTTTCCAAACATCCTTTGCAGGTTATCTAAATAATCATAACGCTCATATTTTAAAAAAGGATGAATAAGAAATAATGAATCAAAAAGATATTTATGGTTCTTCGGACTCAATGCATCAATTTTTAACAACAATTTGTCAAAGGACGCATAATCATCATTAAGATTTTTCCCAAAATGAAAATTATTCAATACCAACAGTCCTTTGGCATTTATATTTTCCTGATCGTTTAAATTTCCTGTTGCTTTTATGTCTGCATCAAGCTTGGCACTAAAGTTTCCGTAGTTTACTAAATCTTTGAGGTATTGTTCTATAAATTTTAAATCGAATTTATCCACGATAGCTGCAAGGCGATAATCGAGGTTCTTAAAATTGATTGTAAAATTGCCTTTTGCACTGCCGCTTCCGGTTCCTGAAAGGAAAGAATATTTTACCCAAATTGTATCTGCATTCCATCGCTTGCCCGTACTTTCTAAATTTACTTCTTTGATAAAATAATTTACCGGAATTACTTTTTCACGGTAATAGAACTCTCCGTTTTTTATTTTTATATTTAGAATGTTAAAATGAACCGGTGATGAAGTTGTATCAGATTTTTCGGGAGTAAATTTTTTTATCAAATCATTAAAATTAAAATCTTTATTGTTTTGAATAATTATTCCCTTTGGTCGGGTTAATGTGATTTCTGTTATTTCATAGGTTTTCGATAACATTTTAAGCATGGCGAAATTTGCACTTACCCCTTTTGCTGAAAAGAAAACGCTGTCGCTTTCAATTAAAGCAGGTAAACTTTTTGATTCGTAAATTTTAAGGTTGCTGAAATAAATGTAACCGGCAAACGGATTTACAAAAGCCCAGTCCATTGTAATTTGCCTTCCTGTGTATTTTTCATCATACCTTTCAACCAGATATTTTGTGATGATTGAAATAAATAAAATAACAACCATTACAGTAATGATGATGGAACTGATTACAATAATTAATATTTTTTTTAATTTGGTATTTGCAATTTTCATTCTTCAATTACCTTATAATTTTATTTTTTTATTTGAACTGAATATGCGTTTGGAATTATTTTTTGCCCGTGAGTGTGTGCATATACTTTGGTGAATTCGGCGCCGAAATAGAGTATGATGGCTGAATAATAAACCCAGACAAGAATTAAAATGATGGAGCCGGCAGCACCATAAACTGATGCAATGTTATAACTTCCAAGATAAAAACCGATGGCGAATTTGCCAATCATAAAAAGAAAGGCTGTAAAGGATGCTCCGATGATGCAATCGCGGAAAGCTATTTTCCCATCCGGCAGTGTTTTAAATATTATGATAAATAAAAGCGTTATGATAACGAAAACGATGAGTACATTGACAAAGTAAAATAAATAAATAGCATCCTGCGGAAAGTTTATTGCCAAACGTTTGTTGAGAATTTCAATTAAAGAATTTACGATTAAACCAACCAATAATAAAAACCCTACAGAACCAATCATGGAAAATGACATAAGACGGTTGTACATAAATTTTATTAAACCTCGTTTGGGTTTTGCTTTAATACCCCATATATAATTTATGGAGCCCTGAATTTCGCCAAACACGCCTGATGCCCCGATTAATAAAATGATAACACCTGCTATAGTAGCAAATATATTACTGTTTGAAAGCTCTACGTTTTTTATTGTTTCCTGTATTTGCAATGCGGCATCATTACCCACTAGTCCGTTAATCTGCCCGAAAATTTCACCTTTTACAGCATCAGCGCCGAAAAATATTCCACTCAGGGATATGATGATGATAAGCAATGGGGGTAAAGAAAAAATAGTGTAATAGGACAACGCTGCACTTAATTTAAGAGAATTGTCGTCTATGAATTCCTTGAAGGTTTCTTTGAGGAGATAACCTGTTTTTTTTACGGTGTTTTTTATTTGCATCTTACTATTCAGTTTAAAACTAAAGTCATAAAGCATAAAGAAGTTTTTTTAGTTTTTGGCTTTCAGCTATTGGTTTTTCTGCTTTTCTTCTTCAGCATCATCCTTCTTTTTTTCAGCTGCTTTTTCTTTCCTTTTAAAATAACCTTTGAAAAGGAAATTTTCCTTGGCTGCATTCATGTTTTCATTTAGCCCTTTGCTGCTTCTTTTAAGGTTCACCATGGTCTGATTAAGATTTTCCGCAAAGGCTGAGTCCTGAATTAATTGGCCAAGCATTCCGTTTCCTTTGTTTATTTTAACCATAATCTCTGCAAGTTGTTGCGAAATAATTTCGGCATTACCTGCTGTTACCAGCAAACTTGCCATAATGGCATCTGTTTCAACCGGCTCTTTTGATGCAATTTGTTGTCCGGCTTTTGCTAATGGAGCATCATAGCTTCCCTGCGTAATAATTAAAAGCCGGTCGCCAATAAGTCCTTCCGAACCTATTGCCACTTCACAGTCCGATTTAATAAACTGCCTGACATTTTTTTTAATCAGCATATCTACCATTACAGTAGAATCGTTTATAATGCGGATGTTGTCAACAGTACCTACATTGATTCCCGAGAAACGAATATTATTTCCAACCTGTAATCCGCTTACATTATAAAAAGTTGTAGTAAGTTTAAAAACAGGGTTAAATAAATTTTTCTGCTTTCCTATTAAGAAAATTGCAATTACGAAAAGTACCAATCCTCCTGCAATAAACAGTCCTAGCCGTACTTTGAATTTTGGTGTGTGCGTATCCATATTTTTAGTTTTCAGTTGTTGTGAAATTCTTTATTTAAAAAATGATTTGATTAATGTGTCGTTTGAATTTTCAAATTTTTCAATATTTCCTTCCTGATAAACTTCGCCGTCATGCAACATGATAATTCGGTCTGCATTAGTGCGTGCACATTCAATATCATGCGTGATGATGATGGAAGAAGTTTTATATTTTTTTTGAACATCATTTATGAGTATACTTATTTCATTGGAAGTAACAGGGTCAAGTCCTGTTGTTGGTTCATCATAAAGCATTATCATAGGGTCCACAACAATGGTGCGTGCCAAACTTATTCGTTTTCGCATGCCGCCGGAGAGTTGTGAAGGCATTTTATCCAATGCATCAGCCAAGCCTACATTTTCCAAAACCTCATTTACTTTTTCTTCAATTTCTTTTTCGGTAAGATTCTTTTTTATTCTTCGCAACGGAAATTCCAGATTTTGTTTTACAGTCATGGAATCATATAATGCACCACTCTGAAAAAGAAAACCAATTTTCTTTCTGAATTCACCCAGTTCTTTTCTGTTTAATGCAGTAACATCTTTTTCAAACACATTTATTATTCCGCTATCAGAATTTAATAAACCAACAATACATTTTATTAAAACAGATTTACCACTACCTGACTTTCCAAGCACAACCAGGTTTTCGCCATTAAAAAGATTTAAAGAAATATTTTTTAATACCTCTTGTTTCCCAAATGATTTCTTGAGATTATTTATTTCAATAACGGGTTCATTGCTTATCGTTTTAGATAAAGTATTATTTATAGTATTTGTTTGGGTTGTGTTCATAATATCATCATATCTGTGATTTGTACTGCAATCATATCTACAATTATAACAAGGAGCGAGGCTAACACAACAGCAGAATTTGCTGCAATACCCACACTTTCTGTTCCGCGCCCTGCCGTATATCCTTTATAACATCCAACCAAGCCAATTACGGCACCGAAAAAGAACGACTTAACAACAGCCGGTAAAAAATCGATGAACTCAACATGGCTGAATGCCTGTGAGAAAAATAAAACAAACGTTACCTCACCTTTAATATTTGCACCCGCCCAGCTTCCTAATATGCCAAGAGCATCTGCATATAAAATCAATAAAGGTATCATAAGCGTTGCTGCTAAAACTCTTGTAACAACTAAAAATCTCATGGGATTGGTGGAGGATACTTCCATGGCATCAATTTGTTCAGTCACTTTCATTGAACCTAATTCTGCTCCCATGCCCGAACCGATTTTTCCTGCGCATATCAATGCTGTTATAACCGGACCCATTTCCCTGATAAGAGATACCGCTACCATTCCCGGAAGCATTGTTACTGCTCCGAAATCAATAAGTACCGGGCGCGTTTGAATAGTAAGCACCAAGCCCATAATGGTTCCGGTTACTGAAATAAGAGGTAAAGATTTATATCCGATTTGAAAACACTGGCGCAAAAATTCTTTGAATTCAAAATCACGGGAAAAAGTTTCTTTAATCGTACGCGATATGAATAAGAAAATGTTGGCTATCTCCGCTAAAAAATTGTTTACTTTTTCGGTTTTCCCAAGAGTTCTTTCGCTGAGCCTCATGAATTGCCCCATTGCAAAATCATTTACTTTAGTAAGAGGAGTAAGTTTTTTCATGATAAAACGTCATACTTAATTTTATTTTTGGAAAAACATATTTGATTCGTAACACTACATAAATTAAATTTTAAAAATCACCATTCAGATAATATCTTAAACAATGACTTTTTAAATTTAATTTGTGATTAAAGTGCTGCAATAATCTTGTATAATTCTTCTTTTGTTTTGCCAAGTTTGATTTGAAGTTTTCCCAACATCTCCTCTTTCTTGCCATCTACAAGCATCAGGTCATTGTCCGTTAAGATTGCAAATTTCTGTTTTAGTTTGCCTTTCTGCTCATTCCAGTTTCCTTTTACTTCTGTTGTGTTCATTTTTTTTATTTTTTGTTTGTGAATTAATTTCCACGTTACAAAGGTGAGCCCTTTAACTTCATAAAGCGTTACACAATTCCGAAAAAGAGTTACATCATTCACACTTTAAATTTAAAGGTTACTAAAAACAAAAAAACCCCACCCCGATAAATATCAGAGTAGGGGACTTTTTACTTTTGAAAAATTTATTGTTGAGAAACCAGCTTACCTGATTGTATTGTTTTGTTGTTGCCTATTATTTTGTAGAAATAAATTCCTGAAGGAAGATTACTTGTTTCAAGAGTTGTAATTTGTTTTGTGATGTTTGCATTCATTACTTCTTCTCCCAAAACATTGTACATCTTAAATATGCAATTATTAATTTGCGATGCATCATTTATCATGATGGTTGTGGATGTACTAAAAGGATTTGGGGCTATAGTAACTGTTTCAGTATTTCCGTTGTTGTAAGAAGCAATACCTGTTGAGCTGCAACCAGTAGGCATAGTAGACATGATAGCAGGACTTCCGGCAGTCGATACGGCACCTGCAGTTGTAAGTCCTCTCCCATCAAGTGCAACAGTTGTTGATAAGCCGATATCACCGGTATTAACAATTGTTCCTCTGAAGCTAGAACCTGCTGCGGCACCCACTGCGCCGGTAACTTTCCAAAACACATTTTTTGACTGTGCCTGGTTCTGCAAAATAATTGCAGCACCCGCGGCTGTCGTAAGAGCACCGGAAACCTTGATAACAAATACTGCATCGGCATTCCCTTGTGCATTAAGATAAAGATTACCTGTAAGTAAAGCAGCAGCGGTCATGTTGTAAGTATGTGGTGTAAGAACCAGATCGTTTCCAAGTTGTTGAGGGTACAACAACGTAATATCGGTAGTTAATGTGTTGAGATACGTATAGAGTGTGCCCAATTCGTTTGCGGTTGCCAAAGTAGAAGCACCCGGAGAATGAATAGT comes from Bacteroidales bacterium and encodes:
- a CDS encoding ABC transporter permease, which translates into the protein MKKLTPLTKVNDFAMGQFMRLSERTLGKTEKVNNFLAEIANIFLFISRTIKETFSRDFEFKEFLRQCFQIGYKSLPLISVTGTIMGLVLTIQTRPVLIDFGAVTMLPGMVAVSLIREMGPVITALICAGKIGSGMGAELGSMKVTEQIDAMEVSSTNPMRFLVVTRVLAATLMIPLLILYADALGILGSWAGANIKGEVTFVLFFSQAFSHVEFIDFLPAVVKSFFFGAVIGLVGCYKGYTAGRGTESVGIAANSAVVLASLLVIIVDMIAVQITDMMIL
- a CDS encoding CsbD family protein, translated to MNTTEVKGNWNEQKGKLKQKFAILTDNDLMLVDGKKEEMLGKLQIKLGKTKEELYKIIAAL